Sequence from the Candidatus Effluviviaceae Genus V sp. genome:
CTGATCCCGCGCGTCGCCATCCGTGTGCGCGCCGGGCTGACAGCAGACTGCACGGGACTCGCCATAGACGACTCCGAGCGCCTGCTGCTCCAGACCCGACCGGCGTTCGGCGGCAACATCATGGCGACGATCATCTGCCCCGATCACAGGCCGCAGATGGCGACTGTCCGGCACAAGGTGATGACGGCGCTCGAGCCCGACCCCTCGCGTCAGGGAAAGGTCGTCAAGGAGGAGATCGACCCCTCGCTCCTCGAGACGGACGTGCGCTACCTGGAGTTCGTCGAGGACGTCACGCAGGCGGTCAACATCGCGGACGCCGACATCATCGTGTCCGGCGGTCGGGGGATGGGCGGACCGGAGCAGTTCAAGATGCTCGAGGAGCTGGCCGACGTGCTCGGCGGAGCTCTCGGGGCATCGCGCGCTGCGGTCGACGCCGGGTG
This genomic interval carries:
- a CDS encoding electron transfer flavoprotein subunit alpha, whose translation is LIPRVAIRVRAGLTADCTGLAIDDSERLLLQTRPAFGGNIMATIICPDHRPQMATVRHKVMTALEPDPSRQGKVVKEEIDPSLLETDVRYLEFVEDVTQAVNIADADIIVSGGRGMGGPEQFKMLEELADVLGGALGASRAAVDAGWIPYSHQVGQTGKTVQPKLYIACGISGAVQHLAGMQSSQTIVAINKDPDAPIFKVATYGIVGDLFEVVPALTAEFRKRLD